Proteins co-encoded in one Pseudarthrobacter chlorophenolicus A6 genomic window:
- the aztD gene encoding zinc metallochaperone AztD: protein MYHRTAPVRLMTVLAAAGLLLSGCGTAAPSPAGPAPTPAATVDSAAPRLVTTYDGGIQVLDPETFKVLADFPMEGFNRVNPAGDGRHVVISTAKGFEVLDTGAWTDGGRHYAQEPAMTDVVFPTTKPGHVVRHHGKTILFSDGTGEVTVFNSADLASGQPRVETHRAEEAHHGVAVELANGELVLTLGNDKERPGIVVTDADGKEIARNEDCPGVHGEATAAGEAVVIGCQTGVLIYADGAITKLASPTEYGRIGNQAGSEESPVTLGDYKQDKDAELERPETVSLINTETKSLAFVDLGTSYSFRSLGRGPHGEALVLGTDGALHVIDPATAAVKNVFPVTAPWEEPLDWQQPRPTLFVNGHTAYVTDPASKAISAVDIETGKITGTGTLDAAPNELTGVTG from the coding sequence ATGTATCACCGCACCGCACCCGTCCGCCTGATGACAGTGCTGGCCGCCGCCGGCCTGCTGCTCTCCGGTTGCGGCACTGCCGCCCCAAGCCCCGCCGGCCCTGCGCCAACACCGGCCGCGACCGTGGACTCGGCAGCGCCGCGCCTTGTCACTACCTACGACGGCGGCATCCAGGTCCTTGACCCCGAAACCTTCAAGGTGCTGGCCGACTTCCCCATGGAAGGGTTCAACCGCGTCAACCCTGCCGGCGACGGCCGCCACGTGGTCATCTCCACGGCCAAGGGATTCGAGGTCCTGGACACCGGGGCGTGGACCGACGGCGGAAGGCACTACGCCCAGGAACCCGCCATGACGGACGTCGTCTTTCCCACCACCAAGCCCGGCCACGTGGTCCGCCACCACGGAAAAACCATCCTCTTCAGCGACGGAACCGGTGAGGTGACCGTCTTCAACTCCGCGGACCTGGCCTCCGGGCAGCCCCGGGTGGAAACACACCGCGCCGAAGAAGCCCACCATGGCGTCGCCGTCGAACTTGCCAACGGCGAGCTGGTCCTCACCCTCGGGAACGACAAGGAACGGCCCGGCATTGTGGTGACGGATGCCGACGGCAAGGAAATCGCCCGGAACGAGGACTGCCCGGGCGTGCACGGAGAGGCCACGGCAGCCGGGGAGGCAGTGGTCATCGGATGCCAGACCGGCGTCCTGATCTACGCCGACGGCGCCATCACCAAGCTGGCGAGCCCCACGGAATACGGCAGGATCGGCAACCAGGCCGGCTCGGAGGAATCCCCGGTGACCCTGGGCGACTACAAGCAGGACAAAGACGCCGAACTGGAACGTCCGGAAACCGTCTCCCTGATCAACACCGAGACGAAATCCCTGGCCTTCGTGGACCTGGGCACCAGCTACAGCTTCCGTTCCCTGGGCCGGGGACCGCACGGCGAGGCCCTGGTGCTCGGCACCGACGGCGCCCTGCACGTCATCGACCCCGCAACGGCGGCTGTCAAAAACGTCTTCCCGGTAACCGCGCCGTGGGAGGAACCGCTGGACTGGCAGCAGCCCCGGCCCACCCTCTTCGTCAACGGGCACACCGCCTACGTGACCGATCCCGCGTCGAAGGCCATTTCCGCCGTCGACATCGAAACCGGAAAGATCACCGGAACCGGCACGCTGGACGCAGCACCCAACGAGCTGACCGGGGTCACCGGCTAG
- the aztC gene encoding zinc ABC transporter substrate-binding protein AztC encodes MRRDLSPRRALVAGQNRAGKAGWRARLGALLALGLGLAVALGGCSAAAAERPTVVVTTNILGDITRNVVGEQADVVVLMAANADPHSFGISARQAAGIENAALIIHNGGGLEESVLNHVKAAEAQGVPALPVLDAVGPLSFTQSGQGAPDPHFWTDPSRVAKAAEAIAAAVSEHVPGADAAAVRSQTHAYTGQLQELEAAMESGFAGIDPGRRKLITNHHVFGYLADRFGFEVVGAVIPSGTTLASPSPTDLADLTGKIRSAGVRAIFADSSQPARLAEVLAAEAGEDIAVVPLFTESLGPEGSDAGTYLGMMRANAERITQALA; translated from the coding sequence GTGAGGCGGGACCTGTCCCCGCGGCGCGCCTTGGTTGCAGGGCAGAACCGTGCCGGGAAGGCGGGCTGGCGGGCCCGGCTGGGCGCGCTGCTGGCGCTCGGCCTTGGCCTGGCCGTTGCGTTGGGCGGATGTTCAGCGGCCGCCGCGGAACGCCCCACGGTGGTGGTCACCACCAATATCCTGGGCGACATCACCCGCAACGTGGTGGGGGAGCAGGCCGATGTGGTGGTCCTCATGGCTGCCAATGCCGATCCCCACTCATTCGGTATCTCCGCCCGGCAGGCCGCCGGCATCGAAAACGCGGCCCTCATCATCCACAACGGCGGCGGCCTCGAAGAGAGCGTCCTCAACCATGTGAAAGCAGCCGAGGCCCAAGGTGTGCCGGCGTTGCCGGTGCTGGACGCCGTCGGGCCCCTTTCCTTCACCCAGTCCGGCCAGGGCGCTCCGGACCCGCACTTCTGGACCGACCCCTCCCGCGTGGCCAAGGCCGCTGAGGCCATCGCCGCTGCAGTCAGTGAGCACGTGCCCGGCGCTGACGCCGCTGCCGTGCGCTCGCAAACGCACGCCTACACCGGCCAGCTGCAGGAACTGGAGGCAGCCATGGAGTCCGGATTCGCCGGCATCGATCCCGGCCGGCGCAAACTCATCACCAACCACCACGTGTTCGGCTACCTGGCCGACCGCTTCGGATTCGAGGTGGTGGGTGCCGTGATCCCGAGCGGCACGACGCTCGCCTCACCCAGCCCCACGGACCTGGCCGACCTCACCGGCAAGATCCGGTCCGCCGGGGTGCGGGCCATCTTCGCCGACTCGTCGCAGCCCGCCCGGCTGGCCGAGGTCCTGGCCGCCGAGGCCGGCGAGGACATCGCCGTGGTTCCGCTGTTCACCGAATCCCTGGGCCCTGAGGGGTCCGACGCCGGAACCTACCTGGGCATGATGCGCGCCAACGCCGAACGCATCACCCAAGCCCTGGCCTGA
- the aztB gene encoding zinc ABC transporter permease AztB, with translation MEWILEPLGASFVQRAVLAGSLVAVVCAVVGTWVVVRGMAFLGDAMSHGLLPGIAIASLLGGNLLLGAALSAAATAAGVSAISRNRRVSQDTAIGLLFVAMLSLGVIIVSASGSFAVDLTGTLFGDVLAVGMEDVALLAVVGCLVLAVAALFHRALAAATFHPQKAASLGLRPRLAHAVLLGMVTVAVAASFQVVGTLLVFGLLIAPPAAALVWARSIRAVMALGALIGVASVVAGLWISWYASTAAGATIALVAALSYFASALCHSAARSTRPRPGAVAAAVVVPSHASPPEKETRAPHHYA, from the coding sequence ATGGAATGGATACTTGAACCCCTGGGCGCCTCCTTTGTGCAGCGCGCCGTCCTGGCCGGCAGCCTGGTGGCCGTGGTCTGCGCCGTAGTGGGTACGTGGGTGGTGGTGCGCGGGATGGCCTTCCTGGGCGATGCCATGTCCCACGGACTCCTGCCTGGCATTGCCATAGCGTCCCTGCTGGGCGGCAACCTCCTCCTGGGGGCCGCTCTCAGTGCGGCGGCCACGGCGGCGGGCGTCTCCGCGATCAGCCGCAACCGGCGCGTCTCCCAGGACACCGCCATCGGCCTGCTGTTCGTGGCCATGCTCTCGCTCGGCGTGATCATCGTGTCCGCCTCCGGCTCGTTCGCCGTGGACCTGACCGGCACCCTCTTCGGGGACGTGCTGGCGGTGGGCATGGAGGACGTGGCGCTGCTCGCCGTCGTCGGCTGCCTGGTGCTGGCCGTGGCCGCACTCTTCCACCGTGCCCTGGCGGCAGCCACCTTCCATCCGCAGAAGGCGGCAAGCCTCGGGCTGCGGCCCCGGCTCGCGCATGCGGTGCTGCTGGGCATGGTCACCGTTGCCGTGGCCGCCTCCTTCCAGGTGGTGGGGACGCTCCTGGTGTTCGGGCTGCTGATCGCCCCACCCGCAGCGGCGCTGGTGTGGGCCCGGTCCATCAGGGCGGTGATGGCCCTCGGTGCACTCATCGGCGTCGCCAGCGTGGTGGCGGGACTGTGGATCTCCTGGTACGCGTCCACTGCCGCCGGCGCCACCATCGCCCTGGTTGCCGCCCTGTCCTACTTCGCCTCGGCCCTCTGCCACTCCGCCGCCCGCTCCACCAGGCCGCGCCCCGGCGCGGTGGCTGCCGCCGTCGTCGTCCCCTCCCACGCCTCACCACCGGAAAAGGAAACCCGTGCCCCGCACCACTACGCCTAG
- the aztA gene encoding zinc ABC transporter ATP-binding protein AztA → MEAVRFSNVGYAYPDRQVLAGVSLAFASGTHTVLTGRNGSGKSTLLAMAAGVLAPDSGTVTTHARPAYVIQHIEAPATMPCTVRQAVEMGRWPHRRGRPLRAADRRVVADSMDRMGILELAGRQLRELSGGQRQRTLIAQGLAQESTILLLDEPTAGLDAEAHRLIRAAVAEELRRGVTVLEASHDAADIGRADRVITFESGRVSEGGGNLARR, encoded by the coding sequence ATGGAGGCCGTCAGGTTCAGCAATGTGGGGTACGCCTATCCGGACCGGCAGGTGCTGGCGGGCGTCAGCCTGGCGTTCGCATCAGGGACGCACACCGTCCTGACCGGGCGTAATGGCTCAGGAAAGTCCACCCTTCTGGCCATGGCCGCCGGAGTGCTGGCACCGGACAGCGGCACCGTCACCACCCACGCCCGGCCCGCATACGTCATCCAGCACATCGAAGCGCCGGCCACCATGCCGTGCACGGTGCGCCAGGCGGTGGAAATGGGACGCTGGCCGCACCGCCGGGGACGCCCGCTCCGGGCCGCGGACCGCCGGGTGGTGGCGGACAGCATGGACCGGATGGGAATCTTGGAGCTTGCCGGCCGCCAACTGCGCGAGCTTTCCGGCGGGCAGCGGCAGCGCACGCTGATCGCCCAGGGGCTGGCGCAGGAATCCACCATCCTCCTGCTCGACGAACCCACCGCCGGGCTCGATGCCGAGGCCCACCGGCTCATCCGGGCCGCCGTGGCGGAGGAGCTGCGGCGTGGCGTCACGGTCCTGGAGGCCAGCCATGACGCTGCGGACATCGGCCGGGCCGACCGCGTGATTACGTTTGAGTCCGGGCGCGTTTCAGAAGGCGGAGGCAATTTGGCCAGGCGTTAA
- a CDS encoding TrkH family potassium uptake protein, translating to MAAQAGTKDGPSRRESVLRRLLSHPVRSLPLAFLAVIIVGAGLLMLPASRTGNGPDAFMAAAFTSVSAVCVTGLATVDTATYWTPFGQAVILGLVQAGGFGIMTLATLLALLVRKSIGLRGQLVAQSETHTLNLGDVRSVLLRVARIMLFFEGLTALVLTVHFWISYGKDPVGAAWHGIFHAVSAFNNAGFALYSNSLIGFAEDPWVIVPICLAIIAGGLGFPVIIQLTGGGVHPRNWTVHLRLTVYGTLFLLAVGMALFAAFEWNRGETLGNLSLTGKLVGSFAGSVFPRTAGFNSIDYGAASPETLMVTNVLMFIGGGSAGTAGGIKITTFLVLGFAIWNEVRGRDTVTIAHRSISSSSQRQALSVALLGIAAVIVGTMMLLMLTDHSLEKVLFESISAFGTVGMSTGITPTLPPAAQWVLMVLMFTGRIGTVTVASALALSARPRLFRLPEERPIIG from the coding sequence ATGGCTGCGCAGGCGGGAACTAAGGACGGCCCAAGCCGGAGGGAAAGCGTGCTCCGGCGGCTCCTCTCGCACCCGGTCCGCTCGCTTCCTTTGGCGTTCCTGGCGGTCATCATTGTGGGCGCTGGATTGCTGATGCTGCCCGCATCCCGCACCGGAAACGGCCCCGACGCCTTCATGGCGGCAGCCTTCACCTCGGTGTCGGCCGTGTGCGTGACTGGCCTGGCAACGGTGGACACGGCCACGTACTGGACGCCGTTCGGTCAGGCGGTCATCCTGGGCCTGGTCCAGGCGGGCGGCTTCGGAATCATGACCCTCGCCACCTTGTTGGCGCTCCTTGTAAGGAAGAGCATTGGGCTGCGCGGCCAGCTCGTGGCCCAGTCCGAAACACATACGTTGAACCTGGGTGACGTCCGCTCCGTCCTGCTCCGGGTGGCAAGGATCATGCTCTTCTTTGAAGGCTTAACAGCCCTTGTGCTGACGGTGCACTTCTGGATCAGCTACGGCAAAGACCCAGTGGGCGCCGCCTGGCACGGTATCTTCCATGCGGTATCGGCATTCAACAACGCGGGATTCGCCCTTTACAGCAACAGCCTCATCGGCTTCGCGGAAGACCCGTGGGTCATCGTCCCCATCTGCCTGGCCATCATCGCCGGAGGGCTCGGCTTCCCGGTCATCATCCAGCTCACCGGGGGTGGGGTGCATCCCAGGAACTGGACGGTGCACCTGCGGTTGACCGTTTACGGCACACTGTTCCTGCTGGCCGTAGGCATGGCGCTGTTTGCAGCTTTCGAATGGAACCGGGGCGAAACCCTTGGCAATCTCTCGCTCACCGGCAAGCTCGTCGGCTCCTTTGCCGGCAGCGTCTTCCCGCGGACCGCGGGCTTCAACAGCATCGACTACGGCGCCGCATCACCGGAGACCCTGATGGTCACCAACGTCCTGATGTTCATTGGCGGAGGCAGCGCAGGCACGGCGGGCGGCATCAAGATCACGACGTTCCTTGTCCTCGGGTTTGCCATCTGGAACGAAGTCCGGGGCCGGGACACAGTCACCATCGCGCACCGGTCCATCAGCTCCTCCTCGCAACGCCAGGCACTCTCGGTTGCCCTGCTGGGCATTGCAGCCGTCATCGTCGGCACCATGATGCTGCTGATGCTCACAGACCACAGCCTGGAGAAGGTGCTGTTCGAATCCATCTCGGCGTTCGGCACGGTGGGCATGAGCACGGGCATCACACCTACCCTGCCGCCCGCGGCACAGTGGGTCCTCATGGTGCTCATGTTTACCGGTCGCATCGGCAC